Proteins co-encoded in one Microcebus murinus isolate Inina chromosome 5, M.murinus_Inina_mat1.0, whole genome shotgun sequence genomic window:
- the CALHM5 gene encoding calcium homeostasis modulator protein 5, with translation MDAFQGILKFFLNQKTAIGYSFMALLTVGSERLFSVIAFKCPCSSENMVYGMVFLFAPAWVLLILGFFLSNKSWRLFTGCCVNPRKIFPRGHCCRFFYVLGQITLSSLVAPVMWLAVALLNGTFYECAMSGTKSPRILGMICKGKPKVCWEELHKVPCGKMLSTDNEELKLSLQAQSQILGWCLIVSASFFSLLTICYARCRSKVSYLQLSFWKTYAQKETEQLENTFLEYANKLSERNLKCFFENKRADVIPMPTFAAWEAASELHSFDQSQQHYSTLHRVVEKGLELSPDEDETSMVLVDSAHNM, from the exons ATGGATGCTTTTCAgggcattttaaaattcttccttaaCCAGAAAACTGCTATTGGCTACAGTTTCATGGCTCTGCTGACCGTGGGAAGTGAGCGTCTCTTTTCAGTCATAGCCTTTAAGTGCCCCTGCAGCTCTGAGAATATGGTCTATGGGATGGTGTTCCTCTTCGCTCCTGCCTGGGTGTTACTAATCCTGGGATTCTTTCTGAGCAACAAGTCATGGAGACTCTTCACAGGCTGCTGTGTGAATCCCAGGAAAATCTTCCCCAGAGGCCACTGCTGCCGCTTCTTCTACGTCCTTGGTCAGATCACTCTGAGCTCATTGGTGGCTCCCGTGATGTGGCTGGCTGTGGCTCTGCTCAATGGAACTTTTTATGAATGTGCCATGAGCGGGACGAAAAGTCCAAGAATCCTGGGAATGATTTGTAAAGGCAAGCCTAAAGTGTGCTGGGAAGAGCTTCACAAAGTACCTTGTGGCAAAATGCTATCCACGGACAATGAAGAATTGAAACTGTCCCTTCAGGCACAGTCTCAG attCTAGGATGGTGCCTGATTGTTTCAGCATCTTTCTTCTCCCTGCTCACCATTTGTTATGCTCGCTGCCGATCTAAAGTTAGCTATCTTCAGCTGAGTTTTTGGAAGACATATGCACAAAAGGAGACGGAGCAattggaaaatacatttctggAATATGCCAACAAGCTGAGTGAGAGGAACCtgaaatgcttttttgaaaacaagagGGCAGATGTCATTCCCATGCCCACTTTTGCCGCCTGGGAGGCTGCTTCAGAGCTGCATTCTTTCGACCAGAGCCAGCAACACTACAGCACCCTCCACAGGGTGGTGGAGAAGGGTCTGGAACTTAGCCCTGATGAGGATGAGACGTCAATGGTCCTAGTGGATTCTGCCCACAATATGTAG